In Panicum virgatum strain AP13 chromosome 5K, P.virgatum_v5, whole genome shotgun sequence, the genomic window taatgtTGGTTGGCCGGAGAAGCATCCAGCAGAAGAGTGAAGACCTATATTGTGGTACTGTAGATTGATAACATAGTTTGGCCCATGCTGCAAGTAGGCCTCTGATGGAAGATTGCAGAAGTGAAATGTGAAGAGACTTTTGAGCGTCTCAGAAGAAGAGATATTTTTATGGTTATTTTCATAGGTTGGAAATCTTTAACACGGAATTTATCACAGAGTTATTCTGAATGAAAATTATTTATGAAAAAAACATTAAGTCTTTTTCTAGCATGAGAATTATGTTAGAAATTACATTGCATAATTTAATTTGAAGTTAAAATTTCACTTGTATgtggagaaaaaaaatagaaatcttAGTTGGGCAGATTGGACCAGTCGAAATAGTATATTTGCCGCAGTAAATTGAGTCTAAATTTTGTTTAGAGGGTTAGGTGATAGAGTGGATTGGTGAGAGGACTAAAATAGACCTTTccttttttcctcttttttttttgagtcacttcctttttttacttttttttaggGGTCCCTTTTTTTTACTGAAATCCTTATTTTGGGGCAACAATTGCAGGCCCATAAGCATTGTTGACATAGCCCGGCCCACAATTTACGAAACTGTTGTCCACGGAGCCCAGGAGGAGTCGGATGGCCAGGAACGTTACAGACAGACACGTCGGACAGAGAAGCAATCCTACGCGGCCGGGCCGTGCCACCCCCGTATTGACAAGTCACCGCCGCGATGGCACCTCCGCGGCCAGGTGTCCCTCTCCCGCTCGCCGACGGGTCGCAGTTAGTGGAGGCTCCAATACTACTGATCATGTCGAGTGTTTTTGAACTTACATTATTTAGTCGCTAATGATGAGAGTAAGTGCGGTTTTGGCGCCCGCctctttttttgttgtttcaGTGAGCCGCTCTCGGCGCATTTTGGTCATACAAAAGTCAGCTTAAAGCCTTAAACACGCAATCTTCGGTGTTTGTTGCGCTCTCTTCTTCATCTTGTGTGAACTTTGTTCCCCACACTCTGATCCGGCAACAGTGGGAACAGCCTTTTGCAATTGCAGCCTCATGCCCTCATCTTGCAGGACACCCCCTCAGAGAGAGTAATAATCTCTGTTTTTCAGACTGGTGGATTGTGGAAACCTCAAGTCAGAAACAtgtctttcctttttcttagaCTTGTTTCTGAATTGTTAATTCTAGACTTGTTTCTGAATTATGCCGCGCATCTGGCTGTTCATCAGGTGGCTATAGACTAGTGAGGTGCATCTTATCTCCATGACTCGATGTTGTCCCCATTGATCCACGTTCCATTAGTTTAGATCGATCGACAAGTCTATCATGTTAAGCTTAATCTCCTTTTTGGAATTGCCGCTAAACAATACACCGAGGGCGATCCCAAATATCTTACTGCCACTCCCAGTTCCTATATAAACCCCCTCCCCCGCGCCGTGCCGCGAGAGAACACTCTCCCGCTataacaaggttgctctcgcaGTCTCGCTCTACTGCGCACCCTGATTTCTTCACGTTGTCGCAACTCTGCCACGATAAGATGGACGTCGAACAGCTCCGTGCAAGGAGGCTCCTgtcgcccgccgcggcggcggcggccccgtcgCAGGGGCCGGCGGCCGTGCACGAGCAGGTGCAGGCGGCcgaagcgcgcgcgcgcgccgcggcgccctTCAGCTCGCTGAACGCGACGGTGATCACGGTGCTGTCGCTGCTCCTGTGCGGCCTCGTCGTCGTGCTCGCGGTGCACGCGGTCGTGCGGTGCGCGTTCCGCGTCACGTGCCGCGTGTGCTACGGCCAGGAGGAGCcacctggcggcggcgccggggagtcgggggcctcgtcctcgtcctcgtcgtcctcctgcCAGGCCAACACCAGGAGGAAGGCCGGCCGGTCCCGGCgcgcgctcccgccgccggtgGTGTACCCGCCCGAGGTCGAGCTCGCCgggtgcggcgcggcggaaTGCGCCATCTGCCTCACCGAGTTCGCGCACGGCGACCGCGTGCGCGCGCTGCCGCACTGCAACCACGGGTTCCACGTGCGGTGCATCGACCGCTGGCTCGCCGCGCGGCAGACGTGCCCCACGTGCAGGCGGGCGCCGTTCGCCGCTAAACCCTCCCTGCCGGAGagagcggaggcgccggagggcGCGGCGCAGC contains:
- the LOC120708781 gene encoding RING-H2 finger protein ATL74-like, whose product is MDVEQLRARRLLSPAAAAAAPSQGPAAVHEQVQAAEARARAAAPFSSLNATVITVLSLLLCGLVVVLAVHAVVRCAFRVTCRVCYGQEEPPGGGAGESGASSSSSSSSCQANTRRKAGRSRRALPPPVVYPPEVELAGCGAAECAICLTEFAHGDRVRALPHCNHGFHVRCIDRWLAARQTCPTCRRAPFAAKPSLPERAEAPEGAAQLQVQVDAGAGQNETHQ